The following are from one region of the Apostichopus japonicus isolate 1M-3 chromosome 17, ASM3797524v1, whole genome shotgun sequence genome:
- the LOC139954879 gene encoding uncharacterized protein — MEKELYKHVHDLTSVSNADFAEHLLQDHTKRFQMHLFRKDAESQTEAFSAAVTTERSVDTQKGEDTPDPVTSTPLKKPSANVLSNVTSRIRYGAAWERNLRLYEYTLPHLHDPEQKRSYIWQGQALFPDFC; from the exons atggagaaagaactctacaaacatgtccacgatttgacttctgttagcaacgcagatttcgcagaacatttgcttcaggatcacacaaaaag gtttcaaatgcatcttttccggaaagatgctgaaagtcaaacagaggcattctcagcagctgtcaccacagaaagatcagttgacactcagaaaggagaag atactcctgatccagttacttcaacacctctcaagaagccatctgccaatgttctgtccaatgtcaccagtaggattagatatggagcagcatgggagagaaacctcagactatacgaatacacattgccacatttacatgatcctgaacaaaagcgatcatacatatggcaggggcaagcacttttcccagacttttgttga